GGGGCCTGACATGGTGTCCCGCACCTTGTTTTCGCTCCGCATCGTGGGGAATCGTGGGCGCTTTGCATCGGGTTATCCTTGTTTTTCATCCTTCGCGCCCTCCCCCCCGGCCTTGTGCTCGACATGCCCGACTATTGCCTGACCGCCAGCATGGACGTTGACGTGTTCAACACGGACGGTCTGCTGGCCTTTCCCCCGGAGCTTCTGCAGCGCCTCAACCTGGGCCGTGAAAGTCCGCATCAGCTTCACGGCGCGGTTCACGTTGGCGTCGATGCCCCCCGTAGATTCAAGGGCGATGGCGCGGCGCATGTACTCAGTGGCGGCGTTGTGGCAACCGATCATCTGGACCGCCAGAAGGGCCTCTGTCGTGTTTTGCGGGGCAATGCCAGCCAATATATCGATGTTGCGGTTAAGGCCCTCGGCATTGCGCGTCGTTCCCATATTCGCCAAATTGCTGATGATCTCTTCTGTCCCGCCGACGCTCTTGACCCCGAACGCCGATGCAAGCTTGATGATGTTGAACTTGTCGCCGTACTCCCCGGAAGTTTCCGTGAAGGCAACTTTACTGGTCCCGGTATCCTTGAATTTGGGGAACTGAGGCCAGGAAAGCATCTCGTCGGCGAGTGCCAATTCCTCCTTGGAGAATTCCGCCGGCAGTGTTGATGGTGGTGTCTCGGGTTTGCCCTTGATAGGTTTCTGTGGTTTTGCCATGCTCACCTCTCCTTCTTGATCCGCCGCGAATTTCGTCGTCAGTCATGATCTACCCCCCATTACGGCGCCAAACTGCAATCGACCCTACCCAACTGCTCACGGAAAGCGGCAACGGCCTCCTTGAGGCTGTCCCCTGTCGCCCCCTTTACCTGCTCGGCTACAGTTGCAACCTCTTCACAGAACTGCCGGGACTTCTCAAGGTGATCGGCGAGGTCGTCATATTTCTGCAATTTCCTTCTCTGGCTTTGCGACATTTCCATAAAATTCTCCTCTCAACGTTGTTGGTTTGAAGCTTCGGCGATCTTCTCCAACTCTCGATCACGGTCCCGCATGGGGCGCTGTGGTGGTTTGAGCCGCCGAAGCTCGTTGCTAACCTCTTCATTCCGTCGTCCGACTTCCTCAACACTCAACCCGCCTTCCTGAACAACGACGCAACCGAGGGCCACGTAGTAGGCAACAAGTTCAGGATCATCTTCGATTGCAAAAGCCTCTTTACCCTCGCAACCCACTAACCACGGCACTTCACACCTCCTTTCGTTCCATAAAGTTTTTTGCGCTGCCAAGAACCAATCGCCGGGAGTACTCACCGACAAGCAGGGCCTCAGCAATTCCGTCATGAGGTTTCCGGCACCCCACCGGTATCAGGTTCACGCCGGGGAAGAGCCGTTCAGCTTCGACAATCGACGAGGTCTTGTCTGAATTCAGCCCCATGACCTTCTTCCACTCCGCAGGCCGCACGGTGACGTAACGCAACCCGAGACAGGCCGCTATCGCCTCGAAGCCGCCGAAATGCTGTCCGTAGGTGAAAACGGACGTGACGCCCTGCTTCGGCATCGGCTGTGCCCGTTCCACTGCCAGGGTGTCGCCCGGTTCTGAGACTGAGCGAATCAATGCGACGATCTGCGCGACGGTTCCGGGCATGGGCCACGCCTCGGCACGGTTGCCGTCAAGTAGAGCGATTCCTCCCCGTTGGCCGGGGTCAACACTTATGATCTTCATGCTGGTTGTCCTTTCCATGGCCGGTCTGGTTGTCGCGGCCTCTCTCTTTTCTCGAACGGCATTGATGAGCCAATTCATGCTGCCAGCCTCCTGACGGCCTCGGGGAAGGTCAAACCCTCCACCTCCATGAGCCAGTCAACAGCGTTGAACTTACGATCGCAGACCGGGCACCATGCTTTGCCCGTCCTGCTGAGAAATACGAGGCTAGGCCGTTTATCTTCGTGACAGGGTGCCGTTGCCTTCCCTTGCCGGTCAAAGCCGACCAAGGAGCGAATATCGGCGTTTCGGGCTGCTTCGATTTGCGAGACTGTTAGGTGGCCGTCTTGGTTCTGGTATTTCGGCTTCGCCTTGTAGCCCTTGATTGCAACGATCTCATCCAGACATTGGAAGGCGTAGACATGTGAAACCTCGTCGTCTATCTCAAGCCATGCGTCGATTTCTTCCAACAGGTAACGAATCCTCATGGCAAAAGCTGCCTCGATTGAGATTCCCATGTCGTGGGCCGCTCTCGCAGTGTCTTGCGGCTTCATGGTTTTACTTCCTCGAAGGTGCCGCAATGCCAGCGGTAATTGAGGGTGCATTGACCGACGCGCCCCAGGTGCTTGAACTTCACCTTCTGCACGTAGACGTGGACCATGTTCTTGGTTACGTCGGGCCGGTGGATGGTGAGGCAGAAATCAGCTTTGTTCCGCCAGTGAGCCGAACCGGATATGTCGTAAGGAGTCGGCACGGGGTACTGTCCTGTGGCCTTGTCCTTCTGGAGCTTCGTCGGGTGGGCAACGATCCAGCAATGAACGTCATAGCGACGAGCAAACCGGCGTATCTTCGTTAGGGCAAGACTCACGTAATCCGTTTCTGACATGGTGCCCCGCTGATGCTCGATTTCGTTCCACGGGTCCAATACAAGACCTTGCAAGCCTTCCGACTCTGCCAGGAACCGTGCGCGATCCAGAATCCAGTCGAGATTGACGGTTTCGCCGTCATCGTCCGGGTAAAGCCATGTGAAATGGTCCTGTATCCAGTCCTTAGAAACGCGGTGGTCTGATGCCTCGAACTTGCTGAACTGCTCCCCTGCCAGCTTCTCCGCAATCTTGATGTAGTGCTGCTCAAGGGGATAGTTCTCCGGGCTGAAGAAGCAGAACTTCCAGCGGTAGAGCCGGGACAGGCGCACCAACATATCGTCAACGATTTCGCTCTTTCCATGGCCAGGGATGCCGGTAACGATGGTCATCATCCCGAGCCGCACACGGTAGAGTTCATCCAGGCTGGGGAGTTCAATCTTATGGCCGGGGTCTTGCCCCTTGTATCGCGCCTTTTCGACCTCGCCATAGAAGGCCGATACTTTGATAATTCCCTTCATACGCCCTCCATCAGTACCACGTCGGGTGCCCGCCGCTTTGAACGGGTGTCGGTTGTGTTGCAGTTGATTTCTCCCAGGTGCGTACTGCGGCCCTCCAATCCTTCATGGGCGCTTTGCCGATTATCCAACCCTTGGCCTCGTAGTGGTTGAACCATGCTTCAGGGTCAACGCCCTTGCCGCGCTCAAGGCAATAGGCTCTTACTTCCTCCAATTTTGGGAGGGTTTGGCTATTTAAGGTTCTAGGTTCTTTAGTAGGACCCCGCGATTGTCTCGCCGCTGTCTCGTCATTGTCTCGCCGCTGTCTCGCCTCTTCCGATAAAGCCTTGGAATCAATAAAGTTTATTGTTCCGCTATTGTCTCGGCTTTGTCTCGGTTTAGTACTCATGATTGTCCCGCGTTGATTGGTCTTCTTTCCTGCGGGTTCTGGATATTCAAGGCGGACTCCGATTTCCTTTAAGAACCGCTCCACCTTGCCGGTTGACCATCTCCAAAGGCTTGCATATCCCCTCAGCGTGGCCGTCTCCCCGTTGTCATAGTCGCAGGTAAGGGAGAACATGGCTTCAAGCCGGGTGTATGGCCTCTCCTTGGGGAGTTCACGGACAAGGGCCTTGTCGAGAGGAATCCAGCCACTCACAACAGCACCTTCTTCAACAAGTCGGCGCGGCTGCACTCAACCATAATCCACTCGCGGACGTTGGCATCCCATACTACGGCGTAGAATCGCTTAATTTGGCCGTGCCGTGGCTCCCCGGAATTTTGTTGATTTTTAAAAGGGGTAAGAGTACCGCAATACTCATGGAGATTGGCGGCTTCGTTGGCGTGATGGATTTGGCTGCTCATGAGCGCAACCCCCGGATTTCCCTGAAAAGCCGTTGACGGGTTGTGAGCAGTCTTCTCGCATTGAGGACTAAGTTTTCTGAAGCGTAACTGGCGACAGTGCTTATGATTTCCGGGGTGGCCGGAAATCCAAATTCGATCATTGTCCCCTGGGGGATAAGGTCAGGTTTCTCTCCTGTAGATGTAATTAGTGCTGCAACGAGGTCTAGGTCTTTGATACGATAAGTTTTCATGTCTCGTCTCTCTCATACCGTCGCCCCCTCCGGTAAATTGTTTCAGACCAGCGATATTCAGACCACCGGCCCTATGCGGTGTTATGTCGGTTCGAACTCCCGACCCTCAGATTCGTAGTTTTCAGCTCACGCCGCCGTTCGCTTGAACTGTTCAGACTGGGTGGTGTTGGCGAACTGCGGCAATGATTCGAGGAAATCGATAACTGCCGCTGCGGGGTAATAGACCGACCGTCCAACTTTGGTGAAACATAGGCCTGAAAGTGGCCCCATCCCAAGACGACCTTGCTCAAAGGTGCTATCAGCGGCAGGGATAAAGCGTTTCATGTCAGTTTGTCGGTAGAGGGGTTGTTTCAAGATTTCTTCGCGCAACTCGATGGTAAGAATTACCTTGTTCCTCACTGGTTCTCCTTTCATGTGCATGCTCCTTTCGTGGCCCAGAAACGAAAAAACCCGCGACAAGAGGCAATTATGCCTATCGTCGCGGGTCATTGATCCTCTGCATTGCAGAGTCGTTGCTTACCGCTAACTCTTTTTTATTCAGTTTCGTCTAGTATTGCCAAAAAACGAGCAAAGGGCAAGCATTTTTTAGCGGGAATCAGTCACCCCTGTTCAACCTCCCACAGGCCGCGCACCTTGAGAAACAGTCCACCGCCATATTCCCGGCGCTCAACGATGAAACAATCCGTGCCGCCGTCAACCGGAATGTCGCCGTGCTGCTTTCGCATGGCTTCAAGGTGGGCTATCAGTTCGGAGATGATCACAGAAACACCCGGTAATCGACGTTCAGAACCTTTGCCAGCTTCCTGGCCGTTTCCTTGCCGATGGGACGCCGCCCGTTCTCCATCTCGGAGATATGGCGCTGCGGAATCCCCGTCAGCTCCGCAAGCTGGCACTGGGTAAGCCCTTCCTTTCCCCGTGCTCCCCGAAGTGAGACAGACGGCTTGGACTCACCGGGGAAATGGCCGACAAAGAAATCCTCCAGGGAGACAGCACCCCCCTCCTCGGCCTCGATGCTATCCACATAGCGGCGGACCCGCTCCACGTTCTGACGCTGCACCCGGAGGCGCAACGTCACAAACTCTTCAGTAGGGCGCTTTTTCGTGAGTCCCTGCATAAGTCACCTCGATAAGTCTGATTTCCTTGTCACGTTCTTCCCATACCGCAACGTAAGTCGGTTTACCCTTCTTCAGGTGGCAATGGTGCCGACCTTCTCCCAGCTTGCCATAGTTCGGCCAGTTGCCACGCACGGGGCCGGAAAGCCTGATC
The nucleotide sequence above comes from Geobacter benzoatilyticus. Encoded proteins:
- a CDS encoding helix-turn-helix domain-containing protein produces the protein MTLRLRVQRQNVERVRRYVDSIEAEEGGAVSLEDFFVGHFPGESKPSVSLRGARGKEGLTQCQLAELTGIPQRHISEMENGRRPIGKETARKLAKVLNVDYRVFL
- a CDS encoding cytotoxic translational repressor of toxin-antitoxin stability system translates to MEWIVRITGKVDKQAHKLPRSVVERLFLLMEEIRLSGPVRGNWPNYGKLGEGRHHCHLKKGKPTYVAVWEERDKEIRLIEVTYAGTHEKAPY
- a CDS encoding CHC2 zinc finger domain-containing protein — protein: MKPQDTARAAHDMGISIEAAFAMRIRYLLEEIDAWLEIDDEVSHVYAFQCLDEIVAIKGYKAKPKYQNQDGHLTVSQIEAARNADIRSLVGFDRQGKATAPCHEDKRPSLVFLSRTGKAWCPVCDRKFNAVDWLMEVEGLTFPEAVRRLAA
- a CDS encoding DnaB-like helicase C-terminal domain-containing protein: MKGIIKVSAFYGEVEKARYKGQDPGHKIELPSLDELYRVRLGMMTIVTGIPGHGKSEIVDDMLVRLSRLYRWKFCFFSPENYPLEQHYIKIAEKLAGEQFSKFEASDHRVSKDWIQDHFTWLYPDDDGETVNLDWILDRARFLAESEGLQGLVLDPWNEIEHQRGTMSETDYVSLALTKIRRFARRYDVHCWIVAHPTKLQKDKATGQYPVPTPYDISGSAHWRNKADFCLTIHRPDVTKNMVHVYVQKVKFKHLGRVGQCTLNYRWHCGTFEEVKP